In a single window of the Papaver somniferum cultivar HN1 chromosome 8, ASM357369v1, whole genome shotgun sequence genome:
- the LOC113304798 gene encoding classical arabinogalactan protein 6-like, translated as MARQKVVVLALTMLFIGISLELSSYVSAADAPSKSPTASPSPKSSPVSNSPPSESPVPSKSSSSSSTTAPTPSATKDDEDEAPASSPTSSSTAKTPTSSPTGSKASPPTDEADSPSASTPSSDDYPTSPPSPPPDASATSPAAGGPVAADGPSEANAPAPADDTKKSGASALKISSASGLAVCQLLIILIRILS; from the coding sequence ATGGCACGTCAAAAGGTTGTTGTTCTTGCTTTAACAATGCTCTTCATAGGTATATCTTTGGAGTTATCATCATATGTCTCAGCTGCAGATGCCCCATCGAAGAGTCCAACAGCATCTCCATCACCAAAATCATCGCCGGTATCAAACTCACCACCATCAGAATCACCTGTTCCCAGCAAATCATCTAGCAGTAGTAGCACAACTGCACCAACCCCGTCGGCTACTAAGGATGATGAAGACGAAGCCCCGGCTTCATCACCAACATCAAGTTCCACAGCCAAAACACCTACATCTTCACCAACAGGTAGTAAAGCTTCACCTCCTACAGACGAGGCCGACTCGCCTTCTGCTTCTACCCCATCATCCGATGACTACCCTACATCACCACCCTCGCCACCCCCTGATGCCTCTGCCACGTCTCCTGCTGCTGGAGGACCTGTTGCAGCTGATGGCCCCAGTGAAGCTAATGCTCCCGCACCAGCCGATGATACAAAAAAATCTGGCGCTTCAGCCTTGAAGATTTCATCTGCAAGCGGTCTTGCCGTCTGCCAGTTGCTTATTATTCTGATAAGGATATTGAGCTAG